The Dermacentor andersoni chromosome 1, qqDerAnde1_hic_scaffold, whole genome shotgun sequence genomic interval tgcttaggttagtccacAGTCCGTGTtcctgttttctgtgtttgctctatcagcatggaagtgctgacTGCGAAGACACGCTGAGTGTTCATCACAATGCTGCAATCAAAAGGGAAGTGATCACGTGTGCAGAGATGGGCGGAAATTGGGCCGCATCACAGGCACTCGGAGTTTCTGAAACTTGCATGCAGGGACTGGCGCAAATAGaagaggcgttctactccggcggctgctgcctaGGCACAGTCGTGCGGCCCCTaccctgaaagcgatctgcaatggagACAGTGTAAGCCTCTAGGTGCACTGCGCTCTgttctaccgtatttactcgcataatgatcgcactttcttgtaaaaaaatttaCGTATCAAAAaattctaacgtatcagtgtaaacgtagCTACTACCGTTgtcgctcgcgatttgttgtgtgccaagaagaatcgaaaggtgcctttctttttttgttgttcttgaccaaaaccattatgaagcctacaaataataaagccaagttTGGTTGCACAGTCAAGTCCACTCATAATGGCCCCATTTAAGACGAACGCTCGCTTATCACGAACAAGTCCGGCATGACCGTCAAAATATACATTAGGGCTATGGCGCTCGGTCTCAACTACAACGAACGCCTGTGAGCCTAGTCGATCGGCTGCAGTGAACGCCTTCGTGTCGCGGACCACTTTCCACGTGGTGAGAGCCGCCGACCTTGTGCTGTGCATGCTCCGAGAATCGGCTTTCCTGCGGCATCTCGCTGGAGGCACGGAGGAGCGGCGATGCGGCAAGGGGATCGCCACGAATGCTGGCCCAGCACGCATGAGCCACGTGAACATGCAAGTCGAAGGGAAGCCCGAAAGTGACAGCTCATTCGCCACGGGACCCCACTCACCATCGTAGACGTCAGGGCAGCAGTGAAGTTTTCCACCAATTGACAACGTAACATGTGATCACGTGCTTTCGTATCCCCTcttctgtacccccccccccccccccttgttccCGGAATGGCTCATTCATtttgacagcagcatggcgaAGAAAGCGCGCAAAGTTCTTTTGATTCTCGACAACTGTACCGCCCACCATGTCCAAGCTGTCTTAACGGCAGTTGAGCTgctttttctgccgccaaacGTAACATCAATAGCGCCACCGCTGGACATGGGCGTAATACGGCCATTTAACGGCCTACAGGCGCCCTGTTGTACAGCAGATGCTGATTGCAGTTGATTGCCCCGCTGCCAATGTGCCTTTGTAGGTCTCGCTGTACTCAGCGGTCGAAATGATCAAAGCGGCGTGGATGGAAGTGACACCCGAAtgcatccggaattgtttcgacgcacctgaagcaggcattgaagacACTCAACAAAGCCAGCCTGACGACGACTTGTGGCGACACGTTGTTGATGCTAACCTGGCCGGCTGCAATCTTGATAGGCAAGATTTTGTTGATGTAGACGACGCTGTTGAAGTTGCGGAGTCATTTCGCGACGAGACCGCCATCCGGGAAGTGCGGGCATCAAGCGACACCAAAGCATCGGACGACGACAGCGATTCATCGGAGCCAGCACCCGTAAGCGCGACCACAGCAATGAGCCATATTGAGGCACTTAGAAATCTTGTGTATTTTAGCCCTTTGatggtcaatgacgtaaatatatggtgccacgaacaagtccgaaaatggtcgatgccgtatattcaCGGCACCGTCTATATgtttaaaaagcacgccaatttcctaactttttcttttctgtcatgtgctgccactatgtagGGATACCGAGAATTTTTTTGGCGCGCCTCCCTCTCGCGATTTTCGTTGcgtggtttgttttagcgctagtttgctcccgcgcatctatatactaccgctcgcgcaatGGCGTGCACAACCgtttggattttgtttcgcgggcggtttcggctttttgcacttgcgaaactgatggctatcttgttcctaattgctcaaagggtgacctcttgtttctcgctcgtttagtgctcacaagggtaggcataggaaggatgccgccgtgcatgtgtttccgtttcttttgttttttttaagaCTTACGAAAACTAATTAccctagctggttggcgataagatgaagactagcggaagtttgtcgcacgtattgctttttttgatgggcacacaacctaACAGTTTcattgagtgcgcgcacctacacagttcgattacgctatggacgtacgtattagtgtaggagcaggaacatttgacgcttgcgaaatattctcatgtgcggattttcaaagcctcgaactatgtgcataaaaatgcatcaaatttttaattctgataagtttatttcctttttattgttgttattcatgaatgaagatagcatatataccaatgcaaaatatttttttctcactttacggtcaccctagaaaaattgcggtaATTTTTTTCCGAAATAAATCCCTAAGAAGaatcggaatctgcaataaaaaaaatctaccctCAAAAGGTTACGGCCTTGGGTGACAACACATCGCAGCTTTGAACAAGCTTCAAACTGCTGTCATTAGATGTGCTCTGAAGAGGCAGACAACaatctccaattttttttctctataaatttttgttttgattgatgtcaatttttgtgtgtggcccACATATCATGAACTTCTGGGTACAACGCATGAATTTCGCGTGAAGCTCAggttcgttataagcgggctTAACTGTAGTttctttttcatggaagtgcggaaagtgattaaagaaacgaaatggagcacctgcttaagaatgtttggtgcgtgcaggctgcttggtatgtcttcaagagttgtTTGCgtggcattcgacagatggtaagcgcgatcatcagtAGCTAGACGTGGCATACGACATATTGCTGCGACAAgttcggggtgtgatcattacacgggaaagaaaaaaaaattgagttttgacgacaaaattcatgGGTGCAATCATTATACGAgtgtgatcattacgcaagtaaatacggtagtcacTTATTTCACATTGATgcaagaggccgcacaaaggtcaattcgctcgctcctgctactgCACTTTCTCACTAAAACGTTCTGATAAAACGttttcgcggtcattgagtgagacgtgttcatatttgtgcgcacgtgacaccatgattgttaagttagtaagcgaatctttaaaagtttatacggccaataaaactactatctttacttttcGTATACAGTCGAATCCCGCTACAACGAACGCCGCTTCAACGAAATGTCCGGTTCAACGAATAATTCTCAGTTCCCCGTCAGCTGCCCATAGGAGTCAATGCATAAATATCCTCACCACAACGAACACTTTTTCTTATGCCGTTCCGCTTTAACGAAATCTGACGAAGTAATTCCAGGCTCGAAATTTAATTTGCCACGCAGGAAACGCAATTTCGAACATTTTGCACATAAAAAAGCGTCTGCAAATTTATCATCACGTGTTGGCACCACAAGAAACTGCCGCTGATGACCGAGCATGGGGGCCGCCATTGCTCGATGGCGACGGCGATGAGACTGGCCTACCTTTGGGATTGGCTTGAAACTTTTTAGCCGCAGACAATCCAAAGCTGACGCTCAGTCGTCTCGTCGGTCCATGCTGCATCTCGGCGCCGTCGGTGCGTAGTTAGTGCTGTTCGTGTTGTGCACATGTTGCGGTGTTCGATTTGATCAGAGAAGCCGTTCTGTTTTAGCGTGCTTTCCGACATGGCGCCGCCATGTCGAAAGTTTTTATTCCTGGAGGATAAAGCTCGGATCCTGGCCGAAGTCGCAACTGGAGAGAAGAAAGGCGACGATGCGAAGAAGTTTGGGATTTCTCCTAGTTCGCTGTCCACCATCTTGAAGTCAAAAGAAGCAATAGCGCAAGCTCTTGCTTCAGGCACATCAGCCCAGTGGAAGAAGCTGACGCCGTCGGCGCACGAAGACCTCGACAAGGCCATGTACACGTGGTTTGTCGAGACGAGGGCGAAAAACATACCCATCAGTGGAACCGCCTTGCAGCAGAAGGCCCTGAATTACGCTTGCCTGCTGGGAATTGACGATTTCAAGGCGAGCACAGGCTGGCTCAGCAGATTCAAGGCCCGCCATGACTTTGTCGGCAAGACGCTCTCTGGCGAGTCAGCATTGGCAGACACAGGCAGCGCATCCGCCTGAATCTCCACAAACGTTTCGGTGTTGTTGAAAGACTATGCGAAGTGTGACATTTACAACACTGACGAGACAGGCCTGTTTTACGAGATGCTGCCGTCAAAAACCCTCGAAATGAAAGGTCAGCGTTGCCACGGTGGGAAACACAGTGAGAAGCGCGTGACCGTGCTGCTGTGCGCCAACGCGGACGGATCCGACAAGCGCCCACCGCTAGTCATTGGGAAGAGTGCAAGGCCTCATTGCTTTAAAGGTAATAGGAGCCTTCCCGTAAAATATGTCGCCAACAGCCGCTCCTGGATGACACGGGCCATTTTCTCCGAGTGGGTCGCGTCATTTGACTGCGACATGAGGAGGCAGGGCCGGCGGGTGCGCTTATTGCTGGACAATTGCTCCGCCCATCATATTCTGGATGTGGAGCTCACAAATGTGGAGCTGAAGTACTTTCCGCCGAACTGCACTTCAATCATACAGCCACTTGACCAAGGTGTCATTAGAAGTCTGAAGTGCGCCTACCGCCAGCGAGTGATGCAGCGTCTCCTATTGAACGTGGAGACCGGTCGCGACACGAAGTTAGGCCTGTACATGGCGCTGCAGATGATGGCTGCTGCGTGGGCTGCAACTGGACGGCCAGTTATCTCGAACTGTTTCACGCACGCTGGCTTCAAGCTCAGAGATCCAGACACCGACTCCGCTGAGGATGCTGCTGACTGCAACGGAGCAGTGCATCCGCCAGCAGACGTAATTGCGTCCTGGGCGGCCCTTCAAGGTGCCGGAAGTGTGCCATCCAGTGTCGAGCTGGACGACTTCATCGACACTGACATCAATGTGATCGCCCGGGAGGAATTGAGCGATGAGGACATCATAAAAAGTGTCCGCGACGACGGGGGGCAGTCGGATGACGACGAAGTGCCAGACCTGCACCCACCGGCCACATCTCGCGTACTGGATGCGTTCGATGTCATCAGAAACAGCGTAGCTGTGCATGATGACGACGTCGCGATGCAGCTACTCGCCGAATGCGAAAATCGCGTCATGATGCTCCTAGGAAAAAAAGGGAAGCAGTCGACACTGTTTGACTTCtggaaataaaagtttgtttGTGGTTTACCAGTTCAGGTTAGCCATATTTTTGTGAATTTCATAACAACGAAATTTTCGCTTCTACGAATTTTTTTTCGTGCACCGTCAATTTCATTGTAGCGGGACTCGactgtagctgtctactaatttgctactgCAATCGATGTTTCACCTTTCACGCGAAATtccaactttttttatttatggcaactttagtgcattgggagtaaatctgtttttccaaatgagagaaactcaTATTTCTGTACGAATTAATGCAGTGCACGATATTGTAAAGGACCTTTCTTATTTTAGGTCACAGCAAACGGgtgtgcgttacaatcgagggcgcgttaAAATCGAGTAAATAATACGGTACTCAATTTTTAAATTCTGTTGTTATTAGAGTTGTGTTCGCAACCAGTATATTTATGTCTCGATCCAATCGAAAGACACGTTGACTAAAGCGAAAACTTGTCATTTGGTACATGGTATGTTATAACCGAATCGATATCATTTTCGCTGTGCTAGTGAGTGGTGGTACAGTTATGGTCTAGTTACGGTGCTGCACTACCTTTCattaattaattttgaccacctgggattctttaatgtgcacctaaattcaagtacactggccattttgcattttgcccccatcgaaatatggccgccatggccgggtttTGATCCCGTAATCGTGCTTTGCAGtacaacatagccactaagcaaccactgcagGTGAGGAATTAAAAAAGCGAAAGAATTCATATGTGAAGTTACAGCTTCGAACTTTCATAACTTTGGATAGAATAGGTGTAGAAACATCAAACAATGCTTATTGTACTCCTTAAGTATTCATGGAGTACTaccgtgagcaatatgagcgggaacacgtgaacacgtggcaaatagcctcgaaCCCGACGTGAGGCGATTCGCGGCGGCCGCTGTCGGAAACAAAATGGAAAGGGCGCCACGGTTCCGCGAACTGTTTTGCACTCCCGCCTCGCTGGTGTTGCTACGAAAAAGCACCTGATTGCGTGTCACCGGCCGCTAGCAATGATATGAGTTCGTATCAGCGTGCGCAGCCACATCCAATGACCCATCAGGCTACGTAACTACTGAGGGATCAGCCGTGAAGTAACCTGTTGTGATACACAGGATTTGCTTATATCTAGGTGATGTTGGCGGAGCATTGATACGCctgttttattattttatttcgaagaatatttttttgtgtgtggaagTAGACCACGGCTGTCCGTGCCTAGCAGTCACCTGTGTTTCAGCGCCTAACGATGTCGCGAGTGCCTTTGCATAAGCGGGAAGAAGTCGTCGAATTGTCAAAGAAACGTTACACGAAGCGCAACATTGCTGCCTTGACAGCCTGCCACTTGAAGACCGTCAACAGGATAGTCCAAGCATACCAAGATGAAGGACGCATTAAGGATGCGTCGCACAAGAGGCGACCCCTCGCCACGTCGATGAACCAAGACCTACAAATTGTTGCTGCAGTCAATGAGAAGCCATTTTAAAAGGGCGAAGGACGTGTGCAGTACTCTCGACTTGGCACATGTAAGTGACAGCACGGTACGGTGAAGGTTAAGGGAAGTGGCACTCCTAAGTTGCATCGCCGCTCAGAAGCCCCTTCTCACTGCTGCCAACAAAACTGCTGGCCTGAAGTTCGCTGTCGATCACTGCAGCCGGAGGGTGGCAGATTGGAAATATGTCATTTTCTCCGACGAATCTACTTTCTCGAGCCGCTCGAGCCACTGGGACCAGCAGAAAAGAATGTGGCGCATGGAGAACACACGTTGCTGTCCGCAGAACATCAAGGAGGTGGCCGCAAGTGGACGCACGTCAGTAAACGTGTGGACGGCTATTTCGCGTGACGGCCTAATTTCCCTTGTAAGAATCTCTGGGATATTTACGAATGCTGTGTATTGCACATTGCTGGAGCACGAGGTGATCCCATATGCTTTGAATGGCCAACACCCGCATGGGTACTATCTATTCCAACAGGACTTGTCTCCTGCGCACGCAGCCAAGTTCGTGACACGTCTTTTAGATGAACGAGGGGTAATGCGCCTTGAGTGGTGCGCGAAGAGTGCGGACATGAACATAATAGAGCATGTTTGGGCACGTATGAAGGCTAACCTTTCCACGCTCTCCTTGGACTTGGTGACCGCAGATGG includes:
- the LOC140215460 gene encoding tigger transposable element-derived protein 6-like, which encodes MLPSKTLEMKGQRCHGGKHSEKRVTVLLCANADGSDKRPPLVIGKSARPHCFKGNRSLPVKYVANSRSWMTRAIFSEWVASFDCDMRRQGRRVRLLLDNCSAHHILDVELTNVELKYFPPNCTSIIQPLDQGVIRSLKCAYRQRVMQRLLLNVETGRDTKLGLYMALQMMAAAWAATGRPVISNCFTHAGFKLRDPDTDSAEDAADCNGAVHPPADVIASWAALQGAGSVPSSVELDDFIDTDINVIAREELSDEDIIKSVRDDGGQSDDDEVPDLHPPATSRVLDAFDVIRNSVAVHDDDVAMQLLAECENRVMMLLGKKGKQSTLFDFWK